From Erigeron canadensis isolate Cc75 chromosome 5, C_canadensis_v1, whole genome shotgun sequence:
ATCTCCACTTAACGTGTCAATCTGATCACATATCAACGTCAAGATTTCTTTAGCTTCTTTGTACTCTTTTTTCATCTTCTCTACATTCTTGAACGGAGGCACTGCAGTTTAGACAGTTAAGTTAGAACATAGTGGTTGAGTAGCGGTGAGCAGATTACTTAAGTTAAGTGTCAAATCTCTTACCAATTGCCAAAACCTTCCACAGGATACCATACAACATAAAGCATGGCCAAAGAAGCACTAGCATGAGGAGCCATATCAAGTGAGATATTGAATAAAGTATGGCAATTGGGACTGCAGAGGAAACAACAGTACTTATATATTAGATACTTTTTCCAAAtagttttaagtttatatatagcCGGCCGGCCTAATCACTCACAGAGTAATATCATGAACATTTTTGGTAACCAGCTGTAATAAGTGTTTCTGAAGCCTCTCGTCTTCCATAAAATGTCTTCATCAAGTTTATAGAAAACATCGAACGAATGAAGTAGCAAAAAGTTTCTATCAACTAttttatgatatgttttttttgaaGCTGCAAGATGCATATGGTAGTATCAACATCAGTGAAGTAATTAAATGTGTATATGTATCTTCAAGGTTTATAGCAAAGTGAATCTAAATACGagtagttttttaattttttttttttttttgagagagagagatacaTGGATATGCCAATCCTTCCTGGAAGCCATGACCAGTTGGAAAGGTTATAGCTATCGCCATCAATATCTGATCATTTCTTGTAGCAAAGTGAGGATATTTCTTGATCATTTTTGATGCTAAATCTGCAACAATATGAGAAAGTAAGAGAATCTTCTAAGTCATTTCCATTTTTAATTATGTTAGAAGATGTACTCACTACTTACCATATTGTTTAGTAAAAATAGCAGTGATGATTAATTTGACAAGATTTTGGGTATAAGAGTCTGGATAAAGGCTTAATTGAGGAGGTTGAAATGAGGTTCTAGCAGCCTCTGTGGCCTCCAACAGATATACATACGTATTTAGCTTCATACCATGATAAGCACTGAATAATGGCACGTGTGCTTTCTGATCTGTAATATTTAACAGTTCTTTCCTCATCTGAACCAAGAGTTCGGCCGCGCATTTGTTGCCAACTATGGCAGCAATGTGAAGAGCTGTTTGGCCATCTGagtttttaatttcaatatcttttttattcagcATAAAGTTGAGCAAGTTCTCAACAAATGAATTCTGGCCCTTTTCAACAGCTAAGTGAAGCATTGTGTTGCCATTAACGCTGATAGCAACTCTGACTGCATCTTTATGGGTTTCCAGTATAGCTTTAGCTTTCCACCAATGCCCTGCGATAGTAGCTTTGTACAATTTGTTGTCTATGTTTGCACTTACAGTTACCACTTGTATATCTGTTCTTATTTTGCGTTCTTGTAAAGCGGTATCTGCATTTCGTTCTCAAAATTTCATCTGAATTGTCAGTTTCCgttgaagaaaaaaaagcaaTTGGCAAAAAGAGGCTTTGCATGTATCATTCATATGTATATACCCACCCACACAAGTGGAAAGAAGTGTGAAAATGGTGGAAAAACTTTGTCCAAAAAAAATGAATACTGGTTCTGAAAAAGGAAAAGTTACATGAATTTGGTCAAAATATGGTCAAAACTACCATAAATGTACATCTTTAGGAGCTTATTTatatttaggtaaatataaatatacatgacaAAACTATGTATAAACCGAAAATTGACCGATTCATAGTTGCTGTATGGTGGCCAGGTGGTTCAAAATCGTATCAATACTCCATGCCTGAAAACGAGCCTTGTCCTAAATTCTCATAATTTCGTTTTTGTGGTAGGGGTACACATCTCCCAGTGTGGCTTGCGTCCGGATAAGAGATTTAAAAACTTAAGGGGGTTGCATTGGTGATTCCAAATCCTTTGATTTGgatttgacccgttacccaagcCTGCCCgccccgcccattttgccaggcCTACTGATTCGGATGAAACATGTTTGGGAACCGATCACCAAGTCCTTCATGTGATTAGCATGGATTTCCTTCGGTGAAAGTTGTTGTAAAGATACAGATTCATTTCAAGGCTAGATCCGGATTTGTCATGGTTTAGTTTAAAAAGTCGTAATTTTGATGAAGTAGGAAACTAGGAATATTGTAAACTTGTTTGCTTGGAATTTAAGGCAAGAACTGGGTATCATTTTAAGTAATTTTCCCTTTATGTTATACTAGGATTAAGAGTCCTAGGATTTTTCCTTCCTCTATATATAAAGGAAGGGGGAGGCCGAATTAATTAAATATTCGATTGTAAGTATATAGCATGGTAAATAAACAAGgtgtttttgtttcttatttacAGCCGAAGGGTATCAAATATGTAGCATCCATGATGGTCGAATAAATAGTCATGGTTACTAAGCTATGTTTGTTAAACAAGGAATCGCGGCAGCCCTAGAAGCCGAAGCAAAGTTACGAAAAGGTTTGAAAAAAGAAGTTAGACATGAATGCAAAAGCTCAGAGTACAATAATGAAGTATGTCGTCTTAGTGAACAGGTTCTAATAGAGGTTGCAATGAAAACAATGGTAGAGGAAGTGTGGGCAAAATTAGAGAGCTTATATTCGATAACGTCCTTGGAAAACTAGTAATATTTGAAGAagatgttggaataaacataattcgattcgagtgataaaatatcttcaatcgtcctgtggaacctgtaagagcataaagcctaattgctattgatttcaggttcccataacaaggtgattgagtaataatgggaatatgggatgagtaattcggatggaacatgatgcacgaaatTGAGAGGAATACACATACGAAAACTAAGGTTTAATATGTGTTgagattaaccttaacttagggttaatgactctctatttataaggagagtatttacacattcaacccctttggtgtttaatgtgtgcaccattagtcctcttagtttacaatcacctaatgggaaatcctatactacgtctctaagagtaaataagcccattatatatttactagataTAGGAAATActgttatcgtcaattatcatatcaggaatgatacataaTCACTGACgatcacactaacgtggttccaacattctcccacttgaccaagcgatcatttatctatgagtattcaaataagttcctgaataatactcattttgttttaaaccgaaatcatagccaataagtataGTCGTAGAGAaaaacatcaactcaggacccccactagtcaaactatgactcaaatttaaaactaataagcaatgatcaattaactaagacaaattttattatataatgtctttacactgttatgagctcgaagtgtaactaatagacaaacaaaatctgaataaggaggaaaattttCATTAAGATAATactaatgaccaataagtacaacatgctatcataatgGGTCTTTTAGTAAGCCTCGTCTTCGATacgtgtcctacgaagattttaggaggaagaccttcggtcattggatccattAGCATTTTTATGtatacttatgtactcaatacaaagaacattttcctcaatccgttCGCGTAAAACAGATACTTGGTATCGAGATACATCCCAGtgccagttgaactgttactgttcaagAAAGTTACGGTAGCTGATTTATCATAGTAAAACTTCAATGGTCTAGTAATAAAGTTGATGACTTTGAGTCCactgaccaggttctttaacaacatctcatgacataaaattatgaacgttcagacatcatggtagacgttgcagtcagtttctacttatgactccctcaaaagataggttttctagctaatcataaatatacattcagaagtagatttcttattggaattagACCATCCCACTACTCCTAAGTTGTCACCTCTTCTATAAAATAATATGTAGTCTTTGATCCTTTgtagatatcgtagaaccttttaACCGCTTTTCAGTGTGCTATTATGGGATTAAATAGTTAACTCCCAGGCATACCGGTAATGTAAGCGATATCTAAACGAGTACAGATctgagcgtacataatgctctTAACTACTTATGAGTAaagtatcatcctcatttgctccttctttaatctcaatgttcagactttggaaacaatcacatacgtttccttttactaatagatctatagtgggtgtgtGGTGTTGCATGTTATGGCGTtctaagatgtgttcaatataagtcttttgagaaagaactagaacatAATTACGCCTATCtcgatgtatttcgatacctttAACATAAGAGGTATCAtcgagatctttcatgtcgaCATTCTGCAAAAAATAAATGCTTCGACTAACGCAACATATCTaagttgttacttgcaagtatattatccacgtgcaaaacaaggattCTAAATTTACTCCCACGGATCTTGAGATAGGTTcattaatccacttgattttCTCATGAAGTCTTGTCCActtatgacttcattaaacttaaggtaccattttagtgatgcttgcttcaacccatatatggatttattcaacttgcagaccatgtgctATTTACCTTATGGAATTTCAGATTCACATGCATACGTCTTATTGCAAGTTTCCATTCAGGAAAGTagtcttgacatccatctaatgtaactctaaatcataatgagcTACGAATGCCATGAcgatccttaaggaatctttatgagacaggagataaggtctcttgataagCGATTTcttccttttgagtaaagcccttcACAACCAGTTTGACCTTATACCGTTTGATgtttccattcgggtctaatttggttttgaagatcaaTTTACAACCTACAGGTTTGGATTCTTCAGGAAACTCAATCAAGTCCCAAACGTCTTTATGCTACACAGAATTAAGCTCTTAaatcatggcttcattccactaagtgacctgatcgctattaatggcttcttaatTAGGAATAGGATtagtaagctttccaatgtcaTCAACTTCAGTCAAATAAGTTATGAAAtaatcaaaagttatggccttgtgtgacctagatgatctcctgagttgatttttagGTAAATAAGGAAAATGCTTTAGCATTAATAGTAAGATGCTTTATCATTAGTAGTATCATGATTAGGAGAAGGCAGATCAGTGACATTAGgagcagcgttgggtacaagaggagttatcggaggagtaataataaccgacgagtggttccccccgcttcttgtacttcttgcaaatcttaagttatgatttgtaaTGCTTGactgatctcttagttctcaaGAAATGTGACATGCTATGTATTAATAATGTTAGTAGCGTAGGAAAGACAATAAGACTAATAACCGATAGAGAAACAAGTAAGGGATTTAGAatccagtttctttaagttagggttatagagttatgctttggcagtacaacctcatacgttcatatattttagactccGTTTCCTTTCTGTCTAGGAGTCTTAAGGACAGATTCTAATGGAACTCTTATTAAGTATATGAACAGCTGCACATAAAACCTtagtccaaaggaaagtaggtaagttagtgttgacaaacatacttttcaccatgtccattaaggttctatttctccttttagcaacataAGTTCGTTGAGGAGAACCTGCATGGTGTATTGGTTTATTATGCCatgttcctttcaaaagttatgcAAAGAACCATGAGCTTGACCAATATCAGtatgtcaaccataatactcacctcctttaTCTATAAAAGTTTAGATCAGATATAGGTGCATATAACGTGAATAATCgttaataaatgtaataaatgatgtGTCTTGAAATGAATGCGGGATAGGGTCCACTTATATCAAAGTGAATTATTTTCAACAAGTTGGGAACTTCGAGTGtctcctttctcattccctttagCCATTTCACCTTTAGAGCCAGTAAATACATAtttcaaaatcactaaagtaaagagaatgtaatattccatcctttatgag
This genomic window contains:
- the LOC122601026 gene encoding uncharacterized protein LOC122601026; amino-acid sequence: MTIYSTIMDATYLIPFGYTALQERKIRTDIQVVTVSANIDNKLYKATIAGHWWKAKAILETHKDAVRVAISVNGNTMLHLAVEKGQNSFVENLLNFMLNKKDIEIKNSDGQTALHIAAIVGNKCAAELLVQMRKELLNITDQKAHVPLFSAYHGMKLNTYVYLLEATEAARTSFQPPQLSLYPDSYTQNLVKLIITAIFTKQYDLASKMIKKYPHFATRNDQILMAIAITFPTGHGFQEGLAYPSSKKTYHKIVDRNFLLLHSFDVFYKLDEDILWKTRGFRNTYYSCPNCHTLFNISLDMAPHASASLAMLYVVWYPVEVPPFKNVEKMKKEYKEAKEILTLICDQIDTLSGDRPPPYSGPILEAVRQGAYEVVDEILWRLPDTIDCKDQEGHNVIQLAIINRSEKVYNLIYHRIKHNESYRTMVDSSKNNLVHLVGRLAPSFVLDRTTGAALQLQRELQWRKEVEKFMLPTELIEKNIYMETPDMVFTRQHADLVKEGEKWMKTTAESCSITAALIVTIVFAAAITVPGGSNQGTGIPLFKEEIAFTIFAVSDAISLAAAATALLVFLSILTTRFAEKDFLVSLPRRMIIGLCILFLSTAAMMVAFGAILFLVFCDQRPWMLAPIGICTCSPIAVIVFLQSPLVVDLILSTYSPIFGKKSYLDSCKTNPNNI